TAAGGTGCATGGCAAGAAAAGCGAGTGGTACTCCAAAAAGCCTTACCGATCAATACACACCCTTCGCCTCTTTAGGCCGTCCACATAACGTTTTAGGGCTTCCCTTGAACGTTATAGGCTGTTCACAATTCATATTGAATGATAAATTGGTTGTAAGTCCACCCGATTTTAATACATTCTAACTCCATTCTTTTATGAAAAACCGTTTGTTGCTATTGGCTTTTTTGGTCAAATTATTTCCCTTGTTTGCCTTCGCGCAGTCTCAGAACATTGTACAAACCGCAGAAGGTGCAGGGTCTTTCAAAACCCTTTTGGCAGCGATACGTGCTGCTGGCTTGGCGAGCACCCTTTCTGGTGACGGGCCCTTTACGGTCTTTGCCCCCACCGATGCCGCTTTTGCGAAGTTACCCCAAGGCACCCTTCAAAGCCTTTTAAAGCCGGAAAACAAAGACCGTCTCAGGGCCATTCTCACCTATCATGTGGTTTCCGGGCGGGTAGGTTCCGATGCACTACTCACAACCAGTAGCGCCAGAACAGTCAATGGAGCACCCCTTCCTATTGGGCTAACGGTTCAGAATGCACGGGTGGTGCAGGCAGATATCGCGGCCAGCAATGGGGTAATTCATGTAATTGATGCAGTACTTATCCCACCCTCCGAAGTATCGGCAGCTCGGGGCGGAACGAAAAAAACACACAACAACAATACAGATCAATACCGGAGAGACGAATACCATAGTTGGCAACAACGTGAGGCAGGAACGGGCTTTAGAAGGGCAAAAAACCGCATTGAACAAAGCATTGCAAAAGGCTCCGAAGCCTATAATAAAGGGGATGCAGCGGGATGTGCTGCAATTTATATGCAAACAGCACGCACCCTAATTGCAAACGAGCCACTGACAAACGACCTCCGAATGGGCTTAGAAAATGCACTCACAACCGCCCAGCACGCTAAAAATGCAAGCGACCGTGCATGGACCATGCGCCGGGCTTTAGAAACAGTCTATGAAGGACTTTAAGCCGCTGATCAAGATGAATAGCCGGCGTACTTGTTCAGGTACGCCGGTTTTCGGATAGCTGGCTGCACGCAACCTCCCTTTGTTGCCTTTCGTCGCAGCCGTCATTCCCCCTACCGAAATACGATTGTTCATACGCATCCATCACGCTATGTTAAAAAGCGTTCTTAAATCGTGGTAATCGCTAAAAAAATAATGTACCATACCGTTGTTTCCGCCTTTGATGTGATTGCGACGTAAACATCCTCTAATGCGTCTTCCTCACCTAAAAGAGAGCCTACCATTTGACTAGGTCTTCTTTAGGGATAAATTTCATCCAAGGTCTTTCCTGAATTTGTGTTAATTTTAAATGCCGTGAATGCCCTAACCCTTGCTCCACTTGCGCCCATGCCGCCCCTTTTTCGTTGGCGCGCCCCTAAGACATGGTTAATTTTGTTTTTCGGCTGGAACTTTCCGGCCCTCATCGCCCTGAGCTACTATTACCTAAACGCTGTTTTGGCAGAGCAGGTCTTTAATCCTGTCTATGCCATCACCACTACCTTCTCGAATTGGTATCTTTGGATGATCATGACTCCGGGCGCATGGATGACGGCACAACGTTTACCTTTAGACCCGCCTAAAAACTGGCCTAAATGGATAGGGATTCATTTAGTGGTTATGGGATTGTTGCTTGGCATTCAGGCATTGGGCAATCTGGCCGCCTTTCGTATTTTGGGATTGCACGACACAATGAACCTTGAACTCTGGAAAGTTCACCTTACCCTCCGCGCACAAATCAATATTCTGACATATGGGCTGGTCGTCGGACTTTTTTACGCATCCGATTATTATCGCCGATACCATAACCGTGAGCAACAAGCCGCCATGCTCCAAGTGCAGTTGGTACAAGCCCAACTCATGGCTTTAAAGATGCAATTGCAACCCCACTTCTTGTTTAATACCATGAATGCAATCGCAAGTTTGGTTCGTCAGAACGAGTCCAAACGCGCCATTACCATGCTTGGTAAGTTGGCAGACTTTCTGCGTGTGGTATTGGAATCCAAGGGAGAACAAGAAATACCCTTAAGCCAAGAAGTGGCTTTTCTACAACGGTACTTGGATATCGAATTGGTCCGTTTTAATGAACGTCTGAAGATCAATTTCCAGATTGATTCAGAGGCTATGCAGGCTTATGTCCCCAACTTGCTGCTTCAGCCCTTGGTCGAAAACGCCATCAAACACGGCATTGCTCCCCATGCAGATGCTGGAAAGGTCTCTGTACGAGCACGAAAAAAACAGGATCGGCTGATGCTGGAAGTGGCCGATGATGGCCCTGGCCTTACCGAAGCGCCTAAAAAACAAGGAGTTGGACTACAAAACACCCAAAATCGCTTACGTGAACTTTATGGCCCAAGTGGGTATGTCACTTTTGGCCGTTCAGAATTAGGTGGACTTTTGGTGACGATAGATATGCCATACTTAGACAAACCTCTACTTCCGCAACAATAACCTTACCCAAACCTAACGTGTCTGGCTTATGACCCGTGTTGTTATCGCAGATGATGAATCGTTGGCGCGCGATACTATTCGTCTGCTACTCAAAGAACGCCCCGAAATAACGGTGGTTGCCGAAACCGACCGAGGGGTTACAACCCTTGCCGCCATCAAAACCGAGAAACCGGACATCGTCTTTTTAGACATTCAGATGCCAGACGGAGACGGGTTTTCGGTATTGGAAGCACTCACCCCCGAAGAACTACCCGTGGTCATCTTTGTGACAGCCTATGACCAATATGCGGTTAAGGCCTTCGACTTTCACGCGTTGGATTACTTGCTAAA
The sequence above is drawn from the Bacteroidetes Order II. bacterium genome and encodes:
- a CDS encoding fasciclin domain-containing protein is translated as MKNRLLLLAFLVKLFPLFAFAQSQNIVQTAEGAGSFKTLLAAIRAAGLASTLSGDGPFTVFAPTDAAFAKLPQGTLQSLLKPENKDRLRAILTYHVVSGRVGSDALLTTSSARTVNGAPLPIGLTVQNARVVQADIAASNGVIHVIDAVLIPPSEVSAARGGTKKTHNNNTDQYRRDEYHSWQQREAGTGFRRAKNRIEQSIAKGSEAYNKGDAAGCAAIYMQTARTLIANEPLTNDLRMGLENALTTAQHAKNASDRAWTMRRALETVYEGL
- a CDS encoding histidine kinase — encoded protein: MNALTLAPLAPMPPLFRWRAPKTWLILFFGWNFPALIALSYYYLNAVLAEQVFNPVYAITTTFSNWYLWMIMTPGAWMTAQRLPLDPPKNWPKWIGIHLVVMGLLLGIQALGNLAAFRILGLHDTMNLELWKVHLTLRAQINILTYGLVVGLFYASDYYRRYHNREQQAAMLQVQLVQAQLMALKMQLQPHFLFNTMNAIASLVRQNESKRAITMLGKLADFLRVVLESKGEQEIPLSQEVAFLQRYLDIELVRFNERLKINFQIDSEAMQAYVPNLLLQPLVENAIKHGIAPHADAGKVSVRARKKQDRLMLEVADDGPGLTEAPKKQGVGLQNTQNRLRELYGPSGYVTFGRSELGGLLVTIDMPYLDKPLLPQQ